GTATAATAATTTATATATAGTCATTTAAAATAAATAAAAAAATCCAGCCTTTTAACAGTACTGCTAACCTACTTAAAATGCGACCTTATTACCAAATCCCCATTATTGAATGTGGTGAACCTTTAGTTAAGATTCCTCTAGAATTGTTTGCGGTGGAGTCTCCTCACCCTTATCAAAAGTTAGGTGCTAACTACGGCGGACATTCACCTTATTATTTGCGCCAAAGTGTTGTTGAAAATTTGATTCAGGCGCAAAATAATTTACAGTTACTATGTCCTAATTGGTATATTCAAATATTTGATGCTTATCGTCCTGTGGCTGTGCAGCAGTTTATGGTAGATTACAGCTTTGGGGAAGCGTTGCGAGAACGGGGTTTGACAGAAAAGGAATTATCACCCCAGCAACGGGAAGATGTATGGAAGCTGGTTTATGAAATTTGGGCTGTACCCAGTTTGGATATGAAAACCCCTCCTCCCCACAGCACGGGGGCTGCGGTAGATATTACTCTAGTCAATGATCTTGGGGAAGTTGTAGATATGGGTTCACCTATTGATGAAATGTCCGATCGCTCCCATCCAGAATATTATACTCATAGTCATCAAGAATATGATGCTAACCGTCAACTCTTACGGGATATCATGTTAAAAGCTGGATTTCAACGCAATCCTAGAGAATGGTGGCATTTCTCCTTTGGTGATCAAATGTGGGCTTGGTTATATAATCAATCTCATCCCGAAACTGTGATGACAGCACGTTATGGAAGATTGAATTCAGATACATCCAGGAATTTTCCATAGGTTGTGTTATAATCGTAGACGCTACTAGTGAAGCAAAACTTCATAGTTTATGTTGGAGAGGTGTCCGAGTGGTTGATGGTGACGCACTCGAAATGCGTTTTGGGGAAACTCAACGGGGGTTCAAATCCCCCCCTCTCCGTTGAATTTATGTTATAATTGCGGCTTTTCTTCCTTTCGTTGCTGAATTTCCGGCGCTGGGTTTTGCTTGGTTTCCACAGTGGGAACTACCACACCCGAAGAATTTTCTGGTTGAGATTCCTGGGGTGGAGTCACTACGGGAGGAGGTTCTGGTGCTGTATTTTCTGGAGGTGGAGAAGCTTTTTGGGATTCTTTAGAATCGCGCAGGGTATCCATTAAGGATGGTGAGGAAGTCACAACCGGTGTTGATTTCTTGGTGGTATTGTCGGAATTTGGTGTGGGTTGAGAGTTCTGATTCTCAGCCGTTGTTTCTTGAGAATTGCTAGTAGGAACTGGTTCTGGAGAAACGCGAATATTCTTACGTTTTCTCCGCACACGAGGTAATGGTACAGATTGATTGAATGAGGAATTTTGAAGTTTTTGATTTGCAGATGATGGTGATATTTCCACAACAGGTTTAGGTGGAATAGGTTGATAAGTAGATTGTGCAAAAGATGGTTTAGGTGATGATTGTAAATTGGGTTTTGATAATATCTGCGTCATGCTAAAACCTGCGGTAGCTGCAACCAAAGCAATACTAATGCTAATAACTCCCTTGGGTATACCTGTTTTTTTGCCAATGTTGGCGATTTTTGATGGTGTGGACAGGGGATGAAAAGTAGCTTTTTTAGGTGAATATTCTGATTTTAAATCCGATAAATTAATGGTGGGGATTGCTTGGGTAGGTAAACTTGGTGATGTGACAGCCAACCTATTTCCTGGTAAAAGTTGCAGCCATTCTGCTACTGTGGTGGGGCGAAATTGTGGTTCTACAGCCATTCCTCGGCTAACTGCTTGATTAACAGCCGCACTCAGATGAGGTTGTAATTCACGAGGAGAAGGCATTTGTTCTCGGTCACGCAATAATGCAGGTATGGGAACTTGTGCTGTCAAGAGTGCATAGAGGGTTGCTGCTAACCCATAAACATCTGTGGCTGCTGTGCGCTGTGCTTGAGTTAAATACTGTTCAATGGGTGCATATCCCTCGCTGACTAAACCTGTATGTGTCTGTTTTGCCCCATTATTAAATTCTCTGGCAATGCCAAAATCAATTAGCACTACTTCCTGAGTTCCTTGACGCAAGATAATATTATCTGGTTTAATGTCTCTGTGTAGCAACCCGTTATCATGAACTACCTGCAAGGCTGCGCCTATTTGGCGGATATAATGAATGGCTGTAGCTTCTGGTAAGGGTATTCCTGGTAAAATAAATGCTGCGCCTAAAGTGTCTCCGCGAATGTATTCCATTACCATGTAAGGTAAACTGTCTTCTTCAAAAAAGTCGCTGACTCGGACAATATGAGGATGAACACAAGCGGCTAATCTCCTGGCTTCATCTTGAAATTGGCGCTGAAATTTGGGAAAATCGGGATGTTGCCGCAACCTTTCATTGATAGTTTTCATCACCACTTCTTGATTTAAATAGTGGTGCATAGCTTTGAAGGTAACACCAAATCCGCCCCGCCCTATTTCCTGGAGGATGGTATATTTTCCATTCTGCAAAATTGTTCCTGCTAACATAGGGTTTTTTCAGTCTTAAATAAGCAGATAATTAATTGGGTTATTCATCTCATCTATTATGGCAAGGGTTTTAGATTTTGGGTGTTGCTGAATTGAGGTATGAAATTCCCAAATTGAACCTTTAAAACTCAAACCTCAGTGCGTCTACTCTTCGAGATCACGAAGCGTGATTGCGCCTTTGCGTGAGACTAAAATTCATACCCTTAATCAGCAACACCAGATTTTGTAACTCCTAACTACCCAATCTGCTGTAAGTAGGTGAACACAATAAAACCAAACTGTGTAAAGAAACGTAAAATCGCCCAAAACCTCTTTACTCTTGCCTTTTGCCTCTTGCCTCTTGCCCTGCCATAACGACAATTTTCAACGCCAACCTACTTATCAAAATAATTATTAATTGTTACCTATTCCCTATGCTGAGGCTAGAATCTGTTAATTTTTATCGGCGGTTACAGCATCAACACCAATACCCAATTTTACAGGATATTTCCTTTAGGGTATCACCGGGCGATCGCCTAGCCATTGTCGGTACATCCGGTGCTGGGAAAACTTCTTTATTA
The DNA window shown above is from Anabaena sp. WA102 and carries:
- a CDS encoding M15 family metallopeptidase produces the protein MRPYYQIPIIECGEPLVKIPLELFAVESPHPYQKLGANYGGHSPYYLRQSVVENLIQAQNNLQLLCPNWYIQIFDAYRPVAVQQFMVDYSFGEALRERGLTEKELSPQQREDVWKLVYEIWAVPSLDMKTPPPHSTGAAVDITLVNDLGEVVDMGSPIDEMSDRSHPEYYTHSHQEYDANRQLLRDIMLKAGFQRNPREWWHFSFGDQMWAWLYNQSHPETVMTARYGRLNSDTSRNFP
- a CDS encoding serine/threonine protein kinase, which encodes MLAGTILQNGKYTILQEIGRGGFGVTFKAMHHYLNQEVVMKTINERLRQHPDFPKFQRQFQDEARRLAACVHPHIVRVSDFFEEDSLPYMVMEYIRGDTLGAAFILPGIPLPEATAIHYIRQIGAALQVVHDNGLLHRDIKPDNIILRQGTQEVVLIDFGIAREFNNGAKQTHTGLVSEGYAPIEQYLTQAQRTAATDVYGLAATLYALLTAQVPIPALLRDREQMPSPRELQPHLSAAVNQAVSRGMAVEPQFRPTTVAEWLQLLPGNRLAVTSPSLPTQAIPTINLSDLKSEYSPKKATFHPLSTPSKIANIGKKTGIPKGVISISIALVAATAGFSMTQILSKPNLQSSPKPSFAQSTYQPIPPKPVVEISPSSANQKLQNSSFNQSVPLPRVRRKRKNIRVSPEPVPTSNSQETTAENQNSQPTPNSDNTTKKSTPVVTSSPSLMDTLRDSKESQKASPPPENTAPEPPPVVTPPQESQPENSSGVVVPTVETKQNPAPEIQQRKEEKPQL